The following proteins are encoded in a genomic region of Populus trichocarpa isolate Nisqually-1 chromosome 13, P.trichocarpa_v4.1, whole genome shotgun sequence:
- the LOC7474610 gene encoding pro-hevein, translating into MRRVYDTFLIVLLCLIAGATGEQCGKQAGGQTCPNNLCCSQYGWCGDTDDYCSPSKNCQSNCKGGGGESASNVRATYHLYNPQDHGWDLNAVSAYCSTWDASKPYSWRSKYGWTAFCGPAGPRGQASCGKCLRVTNTRTGAQTTARIVDQCSNGGLDLDVNVFRTIDTDGDGYAKGHLIVNYQFVGCGDSINSPKPLLSIIDDQ; encoded by the exons ATGAGGAGGGTTTATGATACATTCTTGATCGTTCTGTTATGTCTAATAGCAGGTGCTACTGGTGAGCAATGTGGTAAGCAAGCGGGTGGCCAGACCTGCCCTAATAACCTGTGTTGTAGTCAATATGGGTGGTGTGGAGATACTGATGATTATTGTTCGCCGTCCAAGAACTGTCAAAGCAATTGCAAGGGTGGCGGCGGTGAAAGTGCGTCAAATGTGCGTGCCACATATCACCTGTACAATCCACAAGATCATGGATGGGACTTGAATGCAGTCAGTGCTTATTGTTCTACATGGGATGCTAGCAAGCCTTATTCTTGGCGAAGTAAATATGGCTGGACTGCTTTTTGTGGCCCGGCTGGTCCTAGAGGCCAGGCTTCTTGTGGCAAGTGCTTGAGG GTGACAAATACAAGGACAGGAGCTCAAACAACAGCGAGGATTGTGGATCAATGTAGCAATGGAGGACTAGATTTGGACGTGAACGTTTTTCGCACAATAGACACAGACGGAGATGGATACGCAAAAGGGCACCTCATTGTGAACTACCAGTTCGTTGGTTGTGGTGATTCTATCAACAGCCCTAAACCTCTGCTCTCTATCATCGATGATCAATAG